From a region of the Posidoniimonas corsicana genome:
- a CDS encoding PEP-CTERM sorting domain-containing protein (PEP-CTERM proteins occur, often in large numbers, in the proteomes of bacteria that also encode an exosortase, a predicted intramembrane cysteine proteinase. The presence of a PEP-CTERM domain at a protein's C-terminus predicts cleavage within the sorting domain, followed by covalent anchoring to some some component of the (usually Gram-negative) cell surface. Many PEP-CTERM proteins exhibit an unusual sequence composition that includes large numbers of potential glycosylation sites. Expression of one such protein has been shown restore the ability of a bacterium to form floc, a type of biofilm.) yields MKRFWIASCLLTAAATANAAVTSSTQHGPESDSLDAQIESGDLIASLIGTELTGDLGWHPANTAPADQLAALTDGAGILGSGLTGLLNDFPPAGEPTKRVQYDLAAAADVGAIKVLTGNNGKDGRVFSTFTVYTSTDNGGSFDLLGYFESDLPGTVNAGDFGSTLVTVNDDASPVLAAGVTNLQFNFYGVDNTGGQYRDPFDGVNPFNGIDDGLSAPNTSPLLFEIDVVQAVPEPASVLLLAGLAAGACGLVRRRA; encoded by the coding sequence ATGAAGCGGTTTTGGATTGCTAGTTGTCTGCTAACCGCGGCCGCCACCGCCAATGCGGCCGTCACTTCTTCCACTCAACACGGTCCAGAGTCCGACAGCCTCGACGCCCAGATCGAGAGCGGCGACCTGATCGCCAGCCTGATCGGGACGGAGCTGACCGGCGACCTCGGCTGGCACCCGGCGAACACCGCGCCGGCCGATCAGCTCGCGGCGCTGACCGACGGGGCCGGCATCCTCGGCTCCGGCCTGACCGGCCTGCTGAACGACTTCCCGCCCGCCGGCGAGCCGACCAAGCGGGTGCAGTACGACCTGGCCGCCGCCGCTGACGTTGGCGCCATCAAGGTGCTGACCGGCAACAACGGCAAGGACGGCCGAGTCTTCTCCACGTTCACGGTCTACACGTCGACGGACAACGGCGGCTCGTTTGACTTGCTGGGGTACTTCGAGTCCGACTTGCCCGGGACGGTCAACGCCGGCGACTTCGGTTCGACGCTGGTAACCGTCAACGACGACGCCTCGCCTGTACTGGCGGCCGGCGTGACCAACCTGCAGTTCAACTTCTACGGGGTCGACAACACCGGCGGTCAGTACCGCGACCCGTTCGACGGCGTCAACCCGTTCAACGGCATCGACGACGGCCTGTCCGCGCCGAACACCTCGCCGCTGTTGTTCGAGATTGACGTTGTCCAGGCGGTGCCCGAGCCGGCGTCGGTGCTGCTGCTGGCAGGGCTCGCGGCCGGTGCTTGCGGTCTTGTTCGCCGGCGAGCCTAG
- a CDS encoding metallophosphoesterase, protein MSRLHYFAFVVFLAPTACWSHDGEDHDHAAPAPPTGAALPKAMVLPRVEGPTPWSDKPVLDDPERFQIAIMTDRTGGHRPGIWMDAVNKLNRLRPQFVMSVGDLIEGYSQDRSRVEKQWDEFLGFIDQMQMKFFFVAGNHDLTNPMMHEVWREHFGAEWYSFDYQRVHFVCLSSEDPSQHLSEEQLAWLEQDLEDHADARWTLVFLHKPLWVYAERDIAAGNPDSTNWKRAEKLLVDRPHTIFAGHVHHYVEYQRNSQQYYSLATTGGGSQLRGNEYGEFDHVMWLTMEQDGPHLVNLRLDGILEPGVVTEEGINRFNSFLANTSLSIEPILIGTREDGFSEGEVVLKAANDFEEPVVVEGEIDGLPLRGLTVDPLRIKLTVQPNDAVEQRVRIRFAEPMEFTSLARTSLTASIRTEGDEPLKSERTSPVVIDRRFELPGLANLPPIDGQIEEWPSTFEQTPEKPLVLGEPLSWQGPTDGSARFFARHSGNRVYVGVRVTDDRVVPGDDRVELLIDPRGMGARVRNADYKRTGLSITAYAPDADGQTKVDARRLRNNRVYKNVNAEAKLTDEGYDIEFSVPVKLFKEIQGKEWGSVAGTLVLHDADDADQDPAQVLWRGSDRLRNVNTGFGQFVRE, encoded by the coding sequence GTGTCCCGCCTGCATTATTTCGCGTTTGTCGTCTTCCTTGCCCCCACCGCCTGCTGGTCCCACGATGGAGAGGATCACGACCACGCGGCCCCTGCTCCACCGACCGGCGCCGCCTTGCCCAAGGCGATGGTGCTGCCGCGTGTGGAAGGACCCACTCCATGGTCCGACAAACCGGTTCTGGACGACCCGGAGCGGTTCCAGATCGCCATCATGACCGACCGCACGGGCGGGCATCGGCCTGGGATCTGGATGGACGCCGTCAACAAGCTTAACCGGCTGCGTCCGCAGTTCGTCATGTCCGTGGGAGACCTAATCGAAGGCTACTCGCAGGACCGCAGCCGTGTCGAGAAGCAGTGGGACGAGTTCCTCGGGTTCATCGACCAGATGCAGATGAAGTTCTTCTTCGTCGCCGGCAACCACGACCTCACCAACCCGATGATGCATGAGGTCTGGCGTGAGCACTTCGGCGCCGAGTGGTACTCGTTCGACTACCAGCGGGTGCACTTCGTCTGCCTGTCGAGCGAGGACCCCAGCCAGCACCTCAGCGAGGAGCAGCTCGCCTGGCTCGAGCAGGACCTCGAGGACCACGCGGACGCGAGGTGGACGCTGGTGTTCCTTCACAAGCCGCTGTGGGTGTACGCCGAACGGGACATCGCCGCCGGCAACCCCGACAGCACCAACTGGAAACGGGCGGAGAAACTGCTCGTTGACCGCCCGCACACCATCTTCGCCGGGCACGTGCACCACTACGTTGAGTACCAGCGGAATAGCCAGCAGTACTACTCGCTCGCCACCACCGGCGGCGGCTCGCAGCTGCGGGGCAACGAGTACGGCGAATTCGACCACGTGATGTGGCTCACCATGGAACAGGACGGGCCGCACCTGGTCAACCTGCGGCTGGACGGGATCCTGGAGCCCGGCGTGGTGACCGAGGAGGGCATCAACCGCTTCAACAGCTTCCTCGCCAACACTTCGCTGTCGATCGAGCCGATCCTGATCGGCACGCGTGAGGACGGCTTCTCCGAGGGCGAGGTCGTCCTGAAGGCAGCCAACGACTTCGAGGAGCCCGTCGTCGTAGAGGGCGAGATCGACGGGCTGCCGCTGCGCGGCCTCACGGTCGACCCGCTGAGGATCAAGCTGACCGTCCAGCCGAACGACGCCGTCGAGCAGCGCGTCCGCATCCGGTTCGCCGAGCCGATGGAGTTCACCTCGCTCGCCCGCACGTCGCTGACCGCCTCGATCCGCACCGAGGGCGACGAGCCGCTGAAGAGCGAGCGGACCTCGCCGGTGGTGATCGACCGCCGGTTCGAGCTGCCCGGTTTGGCGAACCTGCCGCCCATCGACGGCCAGATCGAGGAGTGGCCCAGCACGTTCGAACAGACGCCCGAGAAGCCGCTGGTGCTGGGCGAGCCGCTCAGCTGGCAGGGCCCGACCGACGGATCGGCCAGGTTCTTCGCCCGCCACTCGGGCAACCGGGTCTACGTAGGGGTCCGCGTGACTGACGACCGGGTCGTCCCCGGCGACGACCGGGTTGAGCTGCTGATCGACCCCCGCGGCATGGGCGCCCGGGTGCGGAACGCGGACTACAAGCGGACCGGCCTGTCGATCACCGCCTACGCTCCCGACGCAGATGGTCAGACCAAGGTCGACGCCCGCCGCCTGCGCAACAACCGGGTCTACAAGAACGTCAACGCCGAAGCGAAGCTGACCGATGAGGGCTACGACATCGAGTTCTCGGTCCCGGTTAAGCTGTTCAAGGAGATCCAGGGCAAGGAGTGGGGCAGCGTGGCAGGCACGCTGGTCCTGCACGACGCCGACGACGCCGACCAGGACCCGGCCCAGGTGCTGTGGCGGGGGTCCGACCGGCTGCGGAACGTCAACACGGGCTTTGGTCAATTCGTGCGGGAATAG
- a CDS encoding superoxide dismutase family protein produces MRSIENVKVWAAPAVLAAVIPLAGCEMPAEHEMQKPALDEGGEKLGPSGHAIGEHATPDHQAMADDVQMPNYGVVQLAAMGDSGVTGTLELRGEGKGFRVSGKVTGLTPGKHGFHIHEFGDLRSDDGKSAGGHFNPEGHEHGGPDSEKRHVGDLGNIEADENGEANVDVRVDEAPLHFVLGRAMVVHAGEDDLKSQPSGDAGARVAVGVIGVGNGSM; encoded by the coding sequence ATGAGATCAATCGAGAACGTGAAAGTGTGGGCGGCGCCGGCGGTGTTGGCTGCGGTGATCCCGCTTGCCGGGTGCGAGATGCCCGCCGAGCACGAGATGCAGAAGCCGGCCCTCGATGAGGGCGGCGAGAAGCTTGGCCCTTCCGGGCACGCCATCGGCGAGCACGCGACGCCCGACCATCAGGCGATGGCGGACGACGTGCAAATGCCTAACTACGGGGTGGTGCAGCTGGCCGCCATGGGCGACAGCGGCGTGACCGGCACGCTCGAGCTGCGTGGCGAGGGGAAGGGTTTCCGCGTGAGCGGCAAGGTCACCGGCCTGACCCCCGGCAAGCACGGCTTCCACATCCACGAGTTCGGCGACCTGCGGTCCGACGACGGCAAGTCCGCCGGCGGCCACTTCAATCCCGAAGGTCATGAGCACGGCGGGCCGGACTCCGAGAAGCGTCACGTGGGCGACCTCGGCAACATCGAGGCCGACGAGAACGGCGAGGCTAACGTCGACGTGAGGGTCGACGAGGCGCCGCTGCACTTTGTGCTGGGCCGCGCGATGGTTGTGCACGCCGGCGAGGACGACCTGAAGAGCCAGCCGTCCGGGGACGCCGGCGCCCGCGTAGCGGTAGGCGTGATCGGCGTCGGCAACGGGTCGATGTAG
- a CDS encoding sugar phosphate isomerase/epimerase family protein has translation MNLTRRHFASAAGCAALAPAALTAAEPDAKQSSSGWRGNPIAVSTYSFWRFKDDSKLSIEQCIDESARMGFDAVEVLHIQMESEDPGYLQRLKQRAFVNGVSLCGLSTHQGFVSPDAEVRQKNIDHTIHTIELAYQLGIPTMRVNTGRWGTSKSFDDLMANRGIEPRLPGYSDDDGFGWVIESLEKCLPAAEKCGVTLGLENHWGLGRTPEGVLRIVDAIDSPWLQCTLDTGNFLEDPYDKLELMAPKTVFVQAKTYYGGGLWYSLELDYPRIAAMLREHDYHGYVSLEYEGEQDYRTAIPKSLALLRKAFSA, from the coding sequence ATGAACCTCACCCGCCGACACTTCGCCAGCGCCGCCGGCTGCGCCGCACTGGCGCCCGCCGCCCTGACCGCCGCTGAGCCGGACGCCAAGCAATCATCGAGCGGTTGGCGCGGCAACCCGATCGCGGTCTCGACGTACTCGTTCTGGCGATTCAAGGACGACTCGAAGCTCTCCATCGAACAGTGCATCGACGAGTCCGCCCGCATGGGGTTCGACGCGGTCGAGGTCCTGCACATCCAGATGGAAAGCGAAGACCCCGGCTACCTGCAGCGGCTCAAGCAGCGGGCATTTGTCAACGGAGTCAGCCTGTGCGGGCTGAGCACACACCAGGGGTTCGTCTCGCCCGACGCGGAGGTGCGGCAGAAGAACATCGACCACACTATCCACACGATCGAGCTCGCCTACCAGCTCGGCATCCCCACGATGCGGGTCAACACCGGACGGTGGGGAACCAGTAAGAGCTTCGACGACCTGATGGCCAACCGCGGCATCGAGCCCCGCCTGCCCGGCTATTCCGATGACGACGGCTTCGGCTGGGTGATCGAGTCGCTCGAGAAGTGCCTGCCGGCCGCCGAGAAGTGCGGCGTCACCCTCGGGCTCGAAAACCACTGGGGCCTGGGCCGCACCCCCGAAGGCGTATTACGGATTGTCGACGCGATCGACTCCCCCTGGCTGCAGTGCACGCTCGATACGGGCAACTTCCTAGAGGACCCCTACGACAAGCTTGAGCTCATGGCGCCCAAGACCGTGTTCGTGCAGGCCAAGACCTACTACGGCGGCGGACTGTGGTACTCGCTCGAGCTCGACTACCCCCGCATCGCCGCCATGCTACGCGAGCACGACTACCACGGCTACGTCTCGCTCGAGTACGAAGGCGAACAAGACTACCGCACCGCTATCCCGAAAAGCTTGGCGCTGCTACGCAAGGCGTTCAGCGCGTAA